One genomic region from Sulfurimonas sp. hsl 1-7 encodes:
- a CDS encoding YifB family Mg chelatase-like AAA ATPase translates to MLEFLNKSGSHFDLSMALLILLNDAEEGFHDWFVFGELGLDGIVKENIQLYPLILSLANQNLIQKAIVPKEALDKLQKIPNVTFFGVESLNEAVALLKEQENLVIQSQSNELPHPNFEINGEKLYYIKEYKEDFYDVKGQEVAKRASIIAAAGFHNIILEGSPGCGKSMIANRLRYILPALSNSEILEIAKLDVLEGDEPTFKPHRSFKNPHHSSTSASIFGGGSHKAKIGEVGLAHNGILFFDELPHFSKNVLESLREPMQDGKIRISRVNSKVNYPANFLFVGAMNPCPCGNLLDETKECRCNELEIQRYKNRLSDPFLDRVDINVVMQNVAADDQPSYSSKEMHKVVLEAQIFARQRGQKSFNGKMSDEEIEHFCIIESGAKDVLDLAVNRFALSFRSIKKLQKVARTIADLVQSTEIKKEHMLEALSYRRR, encoded by the coding sequence ATGTTAGAATTTTTAAATAAATCTGGAAGCCATTTTGACCTCTCAATGGCACTTTTAATCCTGCTTAACGATGCAGAAGAGGGTTTTCATGACTGGTTTGTGTTTGGGGAACTCGGGCTTGACGGGATTGTAAAGGAAAATATTCAACTCTATCCCCTAATACTCTCCTTGGCAAATCAAAACCTTATACAAAAAGCGATAGTTCCAAAAGAAGCTTTAGACAAACTCCAAAAAATTCCAAACGTCACTTTTTTTGGAGTGGAGAGTTTAAATGAAGCGGTAGCACTTTTAAAAGAGCAGGAGAATCTTGTAATTCAAAGCCAGAGTAATGAGCTTCCTCATCCAAACTTTGAGATAAACGGAGAGAAACTTTACTACATAAAAGAGTATAAAGAGGATTTTTATGATGTAAAAGGGCAGGAGGTTGCAAAACGTGCTTCGATCATTGCAGCGGCAGGTTTTCACAATATCATCTTGGAGGGGAGTCCTGGATGTGGAAAAAGTATGATCGCTAACCGTCTTAGATATATACTGCCAGCACTCAGCAACTCTGAAATCCTAGAGATTGCCAAACTAGATGTTCTTGAAGGGGATGAGCCCACATTTAAACCCCATAGAAGTTTTAAAAATCCTCACCACTCGTCCACATCGGCAAGTATCTTTGGAGGAGGGAGTCATAAGGCTAAGATCGGTGAAGTTGGCTTGGCACACAATGGAATTCTTTTCTTTGATGAACTGCCCCATTTTTCAAAAAATGTCTTAGAGTCCTTACGGGAACCGATGCAAGATGGAAAGATTAGGATATCTCGTGTGAATTCAAAGGTGAACTATCCGGCAAACTTTTTATTTGTAGGAGCTATGAACCCTTGTCCATGTGGTAATCTGCTAGATGAAACAAAAGAGTGCCGTTGTAACGAGTTAGAGATCCAAAGGTACAAAAACCGTCTGAGTGATCCTTTCTTAGATCGGGTTGATATAAATGTTGTTATGCAAAATGTAGCAGCTGACGATCAACCTTCGTACAGTTCAAAAGAGATGCATAAAGTGGTATTAGAGGCTCAGATTTTTGCAAGACAAAGGGGACAAAAAAGTTTTAACGGAAAAATGAGTGATGAGGAGATAGAACATTTTTGCATAATAGAGAGTGGTGCAAAAGATGTTTTAGACTTAGCCGTTAATCGATTTGCACTTAGTTTTAGAAGTATTAAAAAACTACAAAAGGTGGCAAGAACGATTGCTGACCTTGTGCAATCTACAGAGATAAAAAAAGAGCATATGTTGGAGGCTTTGAGTTATAGGAGAAGATAG
- the metH gene encoding methionine synthase — protein MTTKQYILETIKKRPLIIDGAMGTQLQQRDEQIPKEAWEGNEGCNELLNVTAPEVMNDIFNAYLTAGADLITTNTFGSFAWVLDEYGISDRAYELTKAGAALVKAKCEEFSTPEQPRFCLGSIGPGTKLPSLGHITYDEMYTGYTEFCLGLIDGGADIFLLETAQDPLQIKAALHACQEACRQRDVEIPIMVSVTIELSGTMLIGTDATTIAAILEPFDIISLGFNCGTGPDQVEKHIKTLSELWNRPISVHANAGLPQNRGGYTYYPMGPDEFADKQENFLKYDGVSFLGGCCGTTPQHIRALVNRVSEIQPKPATGKQPTSLASLFNTVAIKQDPAPLLIGERSNATGSKAFRELLLDEDYEGTLSVGQQQVRAGAHLLDVSVGFAGRDESKDMDKVMGLYAQKISLPLMPDSTQVPALEIALKNIGGKAIINSVNLEDGIEKFDAVCSLAKKFGAALVCLVIDEVGMAKTVERKLEVAERIYELATQKHGINPEDLVFDLLTFTLGSGDEEYVDAGINTIEAIREFQKRHPEVGTTLGLSNISFGLDKDARPYLNSMFLHHCIEAGLTSVIINVKHIIPINKISKEDQEICDNLIFNRGEEPLFKFIEHFSTKEAVDSEAEDAEYLAMSDEEKIKKLLMDGDKERMIPLVEEARHKIAPEKIVNEILIDAMKVVGELFGSGQMQLPFVLQSAETMKKTVDHLNPYLPKVEKSVDTTLALGTVKGDVHDVGKNLVDIILSNNGYKVQNLGIKVELDTFLETMEKGHISALGMSGLLVKSTQVMKENLEELQRRGIKIPILLGGAALTRSFIDDFCRPIYDGPIFYCKDAFDGVTAMSRIEAGNFDTNLHPDAPEVEHKEKKEVVIPPFHELTMPDRNVTVPTPPFWGRREIKLTQQQIEMAFEWINHKILFKQRWGYNSKGLSKEAYEKQLDEVVWPAYEKLKQRFLDEKLFEPTILYGYWPCRSDDNSLLIFDESEGYNSEDQINREPLEHVIGRAEEILTFPRQTKQPHRALSDFFHSDRHDVIAMTCVSAGAKLSAIEKEIYDRGDYTEYYQVHGLGVELAEALAEIAHKQIRLDLNIAENEGATLADVQMNKYQGSRYSFGYPACPDLELNRPLFNLLKPEEFGIELSETFQIHPEQSTSALVVYHPNATYYNI, from the coding sequence ATGACAACAAAACAATACATCTTAGAAACAATCAAAAAACGCCCTCTTATTATTGATGGTGCGATGGGTACTCAACTCCAACAACGTGACGAGCAAATCCCCAAAGAAGCATGGGAAGGCAACGAAGGGTGTAACGAACTTTTAAATGTTACTGCACCTGAGGTGATGAATGATATTTTCAACGCTTACCTGACAGCCGGAGCTGATCTCATCACTACAAATACATTTGGCTCATTTGCATGGGTATTAGATGAGTACGGTATCTCCGATCGTGCCTATGAGCTTACAAAGGCAGGAGCTGCTCTTGTAAAAGCAAAGTGTGAAGAGTTCTCTACACCTGAACAACCGAGATTTTGTTTAGGTTCAATCGGTCCGGGAACAAAACTTCCATCACTCGGGCATATCACTTACGATGAGATGTATACAGGATATACTGAATTTTGTTTAGGGCTTATCGACGGTGGAGCAGATATCTTTTTACTTGAAACTGCGCAAGATCCGCTTCAGATCAAAGCAGCGCTTCATGCATGTCAAGAAGCTTGTCGACAAAGAGATGTAGAGATCCCTATCATGGTTTCAGTGACAATCGAACTTAGCGGAACTATGCTTATAGGTACCGATGCAACTACGATCGCAGCTATTTTAGAGCCGTTTGACATTATCTCACTAGGATTTAACTGTGGAACGGGACCGGATCAGGTTGAAAAACATATCAAAACATTAAGTGAGCTTTGGAACAGACCTATTAGTGTCCATGCCAATGCAGGATTGCCTCAAAACCGCGGTGGCTACACTTACTATCCGATGGGACCTGACGAATTTGCAGACAAACAGGAAAACTTTTTAAAATACGACGGCGTAAGCTTTTTAGGAGGTTGTTGTGGAACAACTCCGCAACACATCCGTGCACTGGTTAACCGTGTAAGTGAGATACAGCCAAAACCTGCAACAGGAAAACAACCGACATCTTTAGCATCTCTGTTTAATACAGTTGCGATCAAACAAGACCCAGCTCCGCTTCTAATAGGTGAGAGAAGTAATGCAACCGGTTCAAAAGCTTTTCGTGAACTTCTTTTAGACGAGGATTATGAAGGAACCCTAAGTGTCGGTCAGCAACAAGTTCGTGCCGGAGCACACCTTCTTGATGTGTCTGTTGGTTTTGCGGGACGTGATGAGTCTAAAGATATGGATAAGGTGATGGGACTTTATGCACAAAAGATCTCTCTGCCGCTTATGCCTGACTCTACACAGGTCCCTGCTCTTGAAATTGCACTTAAAAATATCGGCGGAAAAGCTATTATCAACTCTGTGAATCTTGAAGACGGAATTGAAAAATTTGATGCTGTTTGTAGCTTGGCCAAAAAATTCGGTGCAGCTTTAGTATGTCTTGTGATCGACGAAGTTGGTATGGCAAAGACGGTTGAGAGAAAACTTGAAGTAGCTGAGCGTATCTATGAGTTAGCTACACAAAAGCATGGAATCAATCCCGAAGATCTGGTATTTGACCTTTTAACATTCACACTCGGTAGTGGGGATGAGGAATACGTTGATGCTGGAATCAATACGATCGAAGCAATTAGAGAGTTTCAAAAACGCCATCCGGAAGTTGGAACGACACTCGGGCTTTCAAACATCTCTTTCGGTTTAGACAAAGATGCGAGACCATACCTTAACTCGATGTTTTTACACCACTGTATTGAAGCGGGACTAACATCGGTTATTATTAACGTAAAACATATTATTCCTATCAACAAGATCTCAAAAGAGGATCAAGAGATATGTGACAACCTCATCTTTAACCGAGGAGAGGAACCGCTATTTAAATTCATTGAGCACTTTAGTACTAAAGAAGCGGTAGATTCTGAAGCAGAAGATGCCGAGTATCTTGCTATGAGCGATGAAGAGAAGATCAAAAAACTTCTTATGGACGGTGATAAAGAGCGTATGATTCCTCTTGTGGAAGAGGCTCGCCATAAAATTGCACCTGAAAAGATCGTAAATGAGATCCTCATTGATGCTATGAAAGTGGTTGGTGAACTATTCGGTTCAGGTCAAATGCAGCTTCCGTTTGTACTTCAATCAGCTGAAACGATGAAAAAAACGGTTGATCACTTAAACCCATACCTGCCGAAAGTTGAAAAGAGTGTAGATACAACTTTAGCACTCGGAACGGTAAAAGGGGATGTTCACGATGTTGGTAAAAACCTCGTTGACATCATCCTTTCTAACAACGGTTATAAAGTACAAAACCTTGGAATAAAAGTGGAACTAGACACTTTCTTAGAGACTATGGAAAAAGGTCATATCTCAGCTCTTGGAATGAGTGGTCTACTTGTTAAATCAACTCAAGTGATGAAAGAGAACTTGGAAGAGTTACAACGCCGCGGTATTAAAATTCCAATTTTACTCGGTGGAGCCGCTCTTACTCGTAGTTTTATCGATGACTTCTGCCGTCCTATTTATGATGGACCAATCTTTTACTGTAAAGATGCTTTTGACGGTGTAACGGCAATGAGCCGTATTGAAGCAGGAAACTTTGATACCAACTTACATCCAGATGCGCCGGAAGTGGAACATAAAGAGAAAAAAGAGGTAGTAATTCCCCCATTTCATGAGCTTACAATGCCTGATCGCAATGTCACTGTACCGACACCTCCATTTTGGGGAAGACGTGAAATAAAACTTACACAGCAACAGATCGAGATGGCGTTTGAATGGATCAATCACAAAATCCTTTTCAAACAAAGATGGGGTTACAACTCTAAAGGTCTTAGTAAAGAGGCGTATGAAAAACAGCTTGATGAAGTGGTTTGGCCAGCATATGAGAAACTAAAACAAAGATTCTTGGATGAGAAACTGTTCGAACCGACTATCCTTTACGGTTATTGGCCATGTAGAAGTGATGACAATTCACTGCTAATCTTTGATGAGAGTGAAGGATATAACAGTGAAGATCAGATCAACCGCGAACCGCTTGAACATGTAATAGGGCGTGCAGAGGAGATACTTACGTTCCCTCGTCAGACAAAACAACCGCACCGTGCTCTTAGTGACTTTTTCCACTCTGATCGTCATGATGTAATCGCTATGACTTGTGTCAGTGCAGGAGCCAAACTAAGTGCAATAGAGAAAGAGATCTACGATCGCGGTGATTATACGGAGTATTATCAAGTACATGGTCTTGGTGTTGAGCTTGCAGAAGCGTTAGCTGAGATCGCACACAAACAGATTAGACTTGATCTAAACATTGCCGAGAACGAAGGTGCTACACTTGCAGATGTACAGATGAATAAGTATCAAGGTTCACGTTACTCATTCGGCTATCCTGCATGTCCTGATCTAGAACTCAACCGTCCGCTCTTTAACCTACTCAAACCTGAAGAGTTTGGGATAGAACTAAGTGAAACGTTCCAGATCCATCCGGAACAATCAACGAGTGCATTAGTTGTGTATCACCCTAATGCAACGTATTATAATATATAG
- a CDS encoding HAD family hydrolase, which produces MKKYILFDNDGVLIETEMWYFEASKRALKEFFDLELTFERYMEIMAKGQRAWVIAEEIGISEDEIVIAREKRDEYYQEHIKTKEIAIEGVLDTLKELSKNYKMGIVTTSRRVDFELAHSGRGITDFMEFVLCVEDYPRAKPHPDPYLKGLELFGATKEECIIVEDSKRGLSSAVNASIECVIVHNEFTRTHDFSDASYKINKFSELQELLNSIA; this is translated from the coding sequence ATGAAAAAATATATATTATTTGATAATGACGGTGTTTTAATAGAAACCGAGATGTGGTACTTTGAAGCAAGTAAGAGAGCTTTAAAAGAGTTCTTTGACTTGGAGCTCACTTTTGAGCGCTATATGGAGATAATGGCCAAAGGACAGCGTGCTTGGGTTATAGCTGAAGAGATAGGGATAAGTGAAGATGAGATCGTAATTGCCAGAGAAAAAAGAGATGAGTATTATCAAGAGCATATAAAAACAAAAGAGATAGCTATAGAGGGAGTTTTAGATACTCTTAAAGAGCTGAGCAAAAACTATAAAATGGGAATTGTTACCACTTCAAGAAGAGTGGATTTCGAGCTTGCTCATAGTGGGCGGGGAATAACAGATTTTATGGAGTTTGTTTTATGTGTAGAGGATTATCCACGTGCAAAGCCCCATCCCGATCCATATCTAAAAGGCTTGGAGCTATTTGGTGCAACAAAAGAGGAGTGCATCATCGTTGAAGACTCAAAACGTGGGCTTAGTTCAGCTGTAAATGCTTCTATCGAGTGTGTAATAGTGCACAATGAGTTTACTAGAACACACGATTTTTCAGATGCTAGCTACAAAATTAATAAGTTCTCTGAGTTGCAGGAACTTTTAAATTCTATAGCCTAG
- a CDS encoding endonuclease: MKKVLLLLLLTTLLFAQNESFSKSKKELRKIYADHQTTVYCDCKYNYKDKKNMIDRNSCGYMPRNEYTKKGKVNQRARRIEWEHIIPAENFGRQFSCWREGNPKCVSSKGKQYKGRKCCEKVSKEFRIMQADMHNLFPAIGELNGDRSNFRFDFEEAVYSQYGQCKFEVDFKAKRVKVKEELRGVIARDYLYFNKQYGMKLSKQELQKYNAWNKQYPPSEWEEERNKRIERKQGNRNTFIY, translated from the coding sequence TTGAAAAAAGTATTATTACTTCTATTGTTAACAACACTTCTTTTCGCTCAAAATGAGTCATTTAGTAAATCAAAAAAAGAACTCCGTAAAATCTATGCTGATCATCAAACAACAGTTTATTGTGATTGTAAGTACAACTATAAAGACAAGAAGAATATGATTGATAGAAATAGTTGTGGTTATATGCCTAGAAATGAATATACTAAAAAAGGTAAAGTCAACCAAAGAGCTAGACGCATAGAGTGGGAACATATAATCCCTGCTGAAAACTTTGGTAGACAATTCTCTTGTTGGAGAGAAGGAAACCCTAAATGTGTATCATCTAAAGGAAAGCAATACAAAGGTCGTAAGTGTTGTGAGAAAGTAAGTAAAGAGTTTAGAATAATGCAAGCTGATATGCATAACCTCTTTCCTGCTATCGGTGAACTAAATGGTGATAGAAGCAACTTTAGATTTGATTTTGAAGAAGCAGTATATAGTCAATATGGACAATGTAAATTTGAAGTAGATTTTAAAGCTAAAAGAGTCAAAGTCAAAGAAGAACTAAGAGGTGTAATAGCTAGAGACTATCTTTATTTTAATAAACAATACGGAATGAAACTTTCAAAACAAGAACTTCAAAAATATAATGCTTGGAATAAACAATATCCTCCTTCTGAATGGGAGGAAGAACGTAATAAAAGAATTGAAAGAAAACAAGGTAATAGGAATACCTTTATATACTGA